A window from Streptomonospora salina encodes these proteins:
- the fabI gene encoding enoyl-ACP reductase FabI, producing MGILEGKRILVTGVITDSSIAFHVARMCQEQGATVVLTGYGRLSLVERITQRLPEAPPVLELDVTDDDHLASLAERVGEHVDGIDGIVHSIGFTPAEALGGNFLNTSWQDVATAMHTSTFSLKSLTTALLPLMKDGGSVVAMDFDNAVTYPVYDWMGVAKAGLASTARYLARYLGDQDIRVNLVSAGPLRTMAARSIPGFDELADAWPQRAPLGWDTSDPEPAARAVVALLSDWFPATTGETVHVDGGFHSTGA from the coding sequence ATGGGAATCCTCGAGGGCAAGCGCATCCTCGTCACCGGGGTGATCACCGACAGCTCGATCGCCTTCCACGTCGCCCGCATGTGCCAGGAGCAGGGGGCCACCGTCGTCCTCACCGGCTACGGCCGGCTCTCCCTGGTGGAGCGGATCACCCAGCGCCTGCCCGAGGCGCCGCCGGTGCTGGAGCTCGACGTCACCGACGACGACCACCTCGCCAGCCTCGCCGAACGCGTCGGCGAGCACGTCGACGGCATCGACGGCATCGTGCACTCCATCGGCTTCACACCGGCGGAGGCGCTGGGCGGGAACTTCCTCAACACCTCCTGGCAGGACGTCGCCACCGCGATGCACACCTCCACCTTTTCGCTGAAGTCGCTGACGACGGCGCTGCTGCCGCTGATGAAGGACGGCGGATCCGTCGTCGCCATGGACTTCGACAACGCCGTCACCTACCCCGTCTACGACTGGATGGGCGTGGCCAAGGCCGGGCTGGCCTCCACGGCCCGCTACCTCGCCCGCTACCTCGGCGACCAGGACATCCGCGTCAACCTCGTCTCCGCCGGTCCGCTGCGCACCATGGCCGCGCGCAGCATCCCCGGCTTCGACGAACTGGCCGACGCCTGGCCCCAGCGCGCGCCCCTGGGCTGGGACACCTCCGACCCCGAGCCGGCCGCGCGCGCCGTCGTCGCGCTGCTGTCGGACTGGTTTCCCGCCACGACCGGCGAAACCGTGCACGTCGACGGGGGATTCCACTCCACCGGCGCGTAG
- a CDS encoding undecaprenyl-diphosphate phosphatase: MSIVEAIILGVIQGLTEFLPISSSGHLRVVSAFLGWPDPGAAFTAVSQIGTELAVLLYFRKRIWLILSTWTRSLLDRELRSDMNARMGWYVIVGTIPIGVLGLALEEQIDSLFRDLRLIALTLIVFGVFLGMADLYMRKHRTLVDLTMGRGLVYGLFQTLALIPGVSRSGATITGGRLLGFKRADAAEYAFLLAMPAVFASGFYKLTDIGDNEYAGWTAALVGTAVAFVIGYVVIAWLMRFITTHSFMPFVYYRCALGLLILTLVSFNVIAPDGGEAGAETPPPSSQGEQNRDEGEGEDAGEGEDTGESRDEATPPPDSPSGEPSATSEAGTDPVTGWPIDPGTGLAQDPETGQYRDPDTGENVRIDPETGLPIDPYTGQPYDPQADTAAGQ; encoded by the coding sequence GTGTCCATAGTCGAGGCCATCATCCTTGGCGTCATCCAAGGACTGACCGAATTCCTGCCGATCTCCTCCAGCGGCCACCTGCGCGTGGTGTCCGCCTTCCTCGGCTGGCCCGATCCGGGAGCCGCCTTCACCGCGGTCAGCCAGATCGGCACCGAGCTCGCCGTACTGCTCTACTTCCGCAAGCGCATCTGGCTGATCCTGTCCACGTGGACGCGGTCGCTGTTGGACCGCGAGCTCCGCTCGGACATGAACGCCCGGATGGGCTGGTACGTCATCGTCGGCACCATCCCGATCGGCGTGCTGGGCCTGGCGCTGGAGGAGCAGATCGACAGCCTCTTCCGCGACCTGCGGCTGATCGCGCTGACCCTGATCGTCTTCGGCGTCTTCCTGGGCATGGCCGACCTCTATATGCGCAAGCACCGCACCCTGGTCGATCTGACCATGGGCCGCGGCCTGGTCTACGGGCTGTTCCAGACCCTGGCGCTGATCCCCGGCGTCTCGCGCTCGGGCGCCACCATCACCGGCGGTCGGCTGCTGGGCTTCAAGCGCGCCGACGCCGCCGAGTACGCCTTCCTGCTGGCCATGCCGGCCGTATTCGCCTCGGGCTTCTACAAGCTCACCGATATCGGCGACAACGAGTACGCCGGCTGGACCGCCGCCCTCGTGGGCACGGCGGTGGCCTTCGTCATCGGCTACGTCGTCATCGCCTGGCTGATGCGCTTCATCACCACGCACAGCTTCATGCCCTTCGTCTACTACCGCTGCGCGCTGGGCCTGCTCATCCTGACGCTGGTCAGCTTCAACGTGATCGCCCCCGACGGAGGCGAAGCCGGCGCCGAGACGCCGCCGCCGAGCTCGCAGGGAGAGCAGAACCGCGACGAGGGCGAAGGCGAGGACGCCGGAGAAGGCGAGGACACCGGCGAAAGCCGGGACGAGGCCACGCCGCCTCCCGACTCGCCGAGCGGCGAACCCTCCGCCACGTCCGAGGCCGGCACCGACCCGGTCACGGGCTGGCCGATCGACCCCGGAACCGGCCTGGCCCAAGACCCCGAGACGGGGCAGTACCGCGACCCCGACACCGGCGAGAACGTCCGGATCGACCCGGAGACCGGACTGCCGATCGATCCCTACACCGGACAGCCCTACGACCCGCAGGCCGACACGGCCGCCGGGCAGTAG
- the fabG gene encoding 3-oxoacyl-[acyl-carrier-protein] reductase → MSRSALVTGGNRGIGRAIAGELSAAGDQVAVTYRSGEPPEGLLGVNCDITDTAQVDAAFKRVEDEQGPVEVLVANAGVSKDNLLAMMSEEDFSSVLDTNLTGAFRVAKRAARGMIRRRGGRIVLISSVVGLMGSGGQANYAASKAGLVGFARSLARELGSRGITVNVVAPGFVETDMTAELPEQRQAEIKKNVPLGRFGDAEEIAAAVRFLAGEEAGYITGAVIPVDGGLGMGH, encoded by the coding sequence ATGTCCCGATCGGCATTGGTCACCGGCGGCAACCGCGGAATCGGCCGGGCCATCGCCGGCGAGCTGTCCGCCGCCGGAGACCAGGTCGCGGTGACCTACCGCTCCGGCGAACCTCCCGAGGGGCTGCTGGGAGTCAACTGCGACATCACCGACACCGCCCAGGTCGACGCCGCCTTCAAACGGGTCGAGGACGAGCAGGGGCCGGTCGAGGTGCTGGTGGCCAACGCCGGCGTCAGCAAGGACAACCTGCTGGCCATGATGAGCGAAGAAGACTTCTCCTCGGTGCTGGACACCAACCTGACCGGCGCCTTCCGCGTCGCCAAGCGCGCTGCGCGCGGCATGATCCGCCGCCGCGGCGGCCGCATCGTGCTGATCTCCTCGGTGGTGGGCCTGATGGGATCCGGCGGCCAGGCCAACTACGCCGCCTCCAAGGCGGGCCTGGTCGGCTTCGCCCGCTCGCTGGCCCGCGAACTCGGCTCGCGCGGGATCACCGTCAACGTCGTCGCCCCCGGCTTCGTCGAGACCGACATGACCGCCGAGCTGCCCGAGCAGCGCCAAGCCGAGATCAAGAAGAACGTGCCGCTCGGCCGTTTCGGCGACGCCGAGGAGATCGCCGCGGCCGTGCGCTTTTTGGCCGGCGAGGAGGCAGGCTACATCACCGGCGCCGTCATCCCCGTCGACGGCGGCCTGGGTATGGGCCACTGA
- a CDS encoding AAA family ATPase, producing the protein MSATSGSEIPPGPPQEAAASGGDAADRARAALERIGAPAALAGPLVAALGPGAAAELSADPWRLLAVGGVTPEQADYCARRALGDDASPDDPRRGRALAAHRLHRAAREGHTALEERRLASELRSAGVRSVDAALTAALDGGDAVLFEMFDEPDEPEDFDGDPGEMPDPDRWYAPARLGRGEQALGEGLNRLSSASEPIMDSATASETVEAVAERMGAAVDPRTAAALVTVALRGICVLTHGAGAGTAIAHTVACAAAVAADSDTGMALAAPTAQAAAELDEALAGLGVDPGVRAVPLAALLETRAPGVRDRGAGNPLDAGLVVVAGAMWLDVEHAAALVGACADGTHLVLLADPAQAPSAAPGSVVADLLASRTVHVAALPEDADAGPLARTAARVADGDPEEVGSPGREVVFVPADSASAAAHRAVQLITDSIPRALEIPPEQVQIVTAVRGGEAGADALNAACKERFNPGPGAYSGMDAGDRVLLVADGPGYAAGDVGYLRADAGGEGGGGATGGADAALAVELPGGELCPVGDSAHLRPGWAVTVAAAHGGRWPAVVAVFPPETRVSRPQVYTALTTARRHLSVVQAAGPALAQGVRDNAALERTTRLVQVLREG; encoded by the coding sequence ATGTCCGCCACGTCCGGGTCCGAGATCCCGCCGGGGCCGCCGCAGGAGGCCGCAGCGAGCGGCGGGGACGCCGCCGACCGGGCGCGCGCGGCGCTGGAGCGGATCGGTGCGCCGGCCGCACTGGCCGGGCCGCTGGTGGCGGCCCTGGGACCGGGCGCCGCAGCCGAGCTGTCCGCCGACCCGTGGCGGCTGCTGGCCGTCGGCGGGGTGACCCCCGAACAGGCCGACTACTGCGCCCGGCGCGCGCTGGGCGACGACGCCTCCCCCGACGACCCCCGCCGCGGCCGGGCGCTGGCGGCCCACCGGCTGCACCGTGCGGCGCGCGAGGGGCACACGGCGCTGGAGGAGCGGCGCCTGGCCTCCGAGCTGCGATCGGCGGGAGTGCGCTCGGTCGACGCCGCGCTCACCGCGGCGCTGGACGGCGGCGACGCCGTGCTCTTCGAGATGTTCGACGAACCCGACGAACCCGAAGACTTCGACGGCGACCCGGGAGAGATGCCCGACCCCGACCGCTGGTATGCGCCGGCGCGCCTGGGCCGGGGCGAACAGGCCCTCGGCGAGGGCCTCAACCGGCTCAGCTCCGCCAGTGAGCCGATCATGGACTCCGCTACGGCTTCCGAGACCGTCGAGGCCGTCGCCGAGCGCATGGGCGCCGCGGTCGATCCGCGCACCGCCGCGGCGCTGGTGACCGTCGCGCTGCGCGGGATCTGCGTACTCACGCACGGCGCCGGCGCCGGCACGGCGATCGCGCACACCGTCGCCTGCGCCGCCGCCGTCGCCGCCGACAGCGACACCGGGATGGCGCTAGCGGCCCCCACGGCCCAGGCCGCCGCGGAACTCGACGAGGCGCTCGCCGGACTCGGCGTCGACCCCGGCGTGCGGGCCGTACCGCTGGCCGCGCTGCTGGAGACCCGCGCGCCCGGTGTACGCGACCGCGGCGCCGGCAACCCGCTCGACGCCGGACTCGTCGTGGTCGCCGGCGCTATGTGGCTGGACGTCGAGCACGCCGCCGCCCTGGTCGGTGCCTGCGCCGACGGCACCCACCTGGTGCTGCTGGCCGACCCGGCGCAGGCGCCTTCGGCGGCGCCCGGCAGCGTCGTCGCAGACCTGCTGGCCTCCCGCACCGTGCACGTGGCCGCACTTCCGGAAGACGCCGATGCGGGCCCGCTCGCCCGCACTGCGGCCCGGGTCGCCGACGGCGATCCCGAGGAGGTCGGCTCGCCCGGGCGCGAAGTGGTCTTCGTCCCCGCCGACTCCGCGTCGGCGGCCGCCCACCGCGCGGTGCAGTTGATCACCGACTCGATCCCGCGCGCCCTGGAGATCCCACCCGAGCAGGTGCAGATCGTCACCGCCGTGCGCGGCGGCGAGGCGGGCGCCGACGCCCTGAACGCGGCGTGCAAGGAGCGCTTCAATCCCGGTCCGGGCGCCTACAGCGGCATGGACGCCGGCGACCGCGTGCTGCTGGTGGCCGACGGCCCGGGCTATGCCGCCGGCGACGTCGGCTACCTGCGCGCCGATGCGGGCGGCGAAGGCGGGGGCGGCGCGACGGGCGGCGCCGACGCCGCGCTCGCGGTGGAGCTGCCCGGCGGGGAGCTGTGCCCGGTGGGCGACTCCGCGCACCTGCGGCCCGGGTGGGCCGTGACCGTGGCCGCGGCGCACGGTGGGCGCTGGCCCGCGGTGGTCGCGGTGTTCCCGCCCGAGACCCGGGTGTCGCGCCCTCAGGTCTACACGGCGCTGACGACGGCGCGGCGCCACCTGTCGGTGGTGCAGGCGGCCGGCCCGGCCCTGGCGCAGGGAGTGCGGGACAACGCCGCACTGGAGCGCACCACCCGCCTGGTCCAGGTCCTGCGCGAGGGCTGA
- a CDS encoding universal stress protein, which translates to MNRGVFTGATPVRTLIERSIRYDLICVGSCRTGAFRDLRPSVVSEPVARRAHCSVLISRGPGA; encoded by the coding sequence GTGAACCGGGGCGTTTTCACCGGCGCCACCCCCGTGCGTACCCTGATCGAGCGCTCGATCCGGTACGACCTGATATGCGTCGGGTCGTGCAGGACGGGCGCGTTCCGCGATCTGCGGCCCAGCGTGGTCAGCGAACCGGTGGCGCGCCGGGCGCACTGCTCGGTGCTGATCTCGCGCGGCCCCGGGGCCTGA
- a CDS encoding glutathione S-transferase family protein, translating to MPTAIVATPADFAIHGDYGERMTKPTGAAFQRPAYPFRGRIGGPEFPAEAGRYHLYASYACPWATRSLIVRKLKGLEDAVSAGIVDPVRDGRGWAFRDGSGHGPDTVGGFTLLREAYAATEPGYDGHISVPVLWDTATRRIVSNNFPDITVDLNACFNAWAGDDVELRPADLREEIDALGERIYPAVNNGVYRCGFAPTQQAYDTAVHELFAELDALEERLADRRFLTGDHVTEADVRLWVTLVRFDPVYHTHFKANIRRLTDYPNLWGYTRDLYSLPAFRASTDFDHIRRHYYVTHGALNPKRIVPAGPLVDVDAPHDRARLSTAGPQAPVLRPRRGT from the coding sequence GTGCCCACCGCCATCGTCGCCACACCCGCCGACTTCGCGATCCACGGTGACTACGGGGAGCGGATGACCAAGCCCACGGGCGCGGCTTTCCAGCGCCCCGCCTACCCGTTCCGGGGCCGTATCGGCGGTCCGGAGTTCCCGGCCGAGGCCGGGCGCTACCACCTCTACGCCTCCTACGCCTGCCCGTGGGCCACGCGCAGCCTGATCGTCCGCAAGCTCAAGGGCCTGGAGGACGCGGTCTCGGCGGGCATCGTCGATCCCGTCCGCGACGGGCGCGGCTGGGCCTTCCGCGACGGCTCCGGCCACGGCCCCGATACCGTGGGCGGGTTCACACTGCTGCGCGAGGCCTATGCGGCCACCGAACCCGGTTACGACGGCCACATCTCGGTCCCGGTGCTGTGGGACACCGCCACGCGGCGCATCGTCAGCAACAACTTCCCCGACATCACCGTCGACCTCAACGCGTGCTTCAACGCCTGGGCCGGCGACGACGTCGAGCTCCGCCCCGCGGACCTGCGCGAGGAGATCGACGCGCTCGGCGAACGCATCTACCCCGCCGTGAACAACGGCGTCTACCGCTGCGGGTTCGCGCCGACGCAGCAGGCCTACGACACGGCCGTGCACGAGCTGTTCGCGGAGCTGGACGCCCTGGAGGAGCGGCTGGCCGACCGGAGGTTCCTCACCGGCGACCACGTCACCGAGGCCGACGTGCGGCTGTGGGTGACCCTGGTGCGGTTCGACCCCGTCTACCACACGCACTTCAAAGCCAACATCCGGCGGTTGACGGACTACCCGAACCTGTGGGGCTACACCCGCGACCTGTATTCGCTTCCGGCCTTCCGCGCGTCGACCGACTTCGACCATATCCGGCGCCACTACTACGTCACCCACGGTGCGCTCAATCCCAAGCGCATCGTCCCGGCGGGGCCGCTGGTGGACGTCGACGCGCCCCACGACCGGGCCCGGCTGAGCACGGCCGGACCTCAGGCGCCCGTGCTCAGGCCCCGTCGAGGTACTTGA
- a CDS encoding aldo/keto reductase: MEQRQAGGSGLWVSRTALGTMTWGKDTQEEDAADQLTAFVDAGGTLIDTADIYGGGQSERIVGRLVSGVVRRDDVIIATKSGHTPQGFRPCDLSRRHLLAALDASLRRLRTDHIDLWQLHVRDPDTPVEETLAALEAAERAGKVRYAGTGDFAAWQFATYAAWQRAATRHAAAPIVTAGCEYSLLNRAPERDLLPALGDLGAGLIAWSPLGRGVLSAQYRSGVPGESRAARAHMAAYVEPYLDERSRRIVESVCTAAEGLGVSPLAVALSWVRDRAGVAAAVVGPRTTAQLEEILALESVELPREIRDALDDASSAPAP; the protein is encoded by the coding sequence ATGGAACAGCGACAGGCGGGCGGATCGGGGCTCTGGGTCTCGCGCACGGCCCTGGGCACGATGACCTGGGGAAAGGACACCCAGGAAGAAGATGCCGCCGACCAGCTCACCGCGTTCGTGGACGCCGGCGGAACGCTGATCGACACAGCCGACATCTACGGCGGAGGCCAGAGCGAGCGCATCGTCGGGCGGCTGGTGAGCGGCGTCGTGCGGCGCGACGATGTGATCATCGCCACCAAGTCGGGGCACACGCCGCAGGGGTTCCGCCCGTGCGATCTGTCGCGCCGGCACCTGCTCGCGGCGCTGGACGCGTCGCTGCGCCGGCTGCGCACCGACCACATCGACCTGTGGCAGCTGCACGTGCGCGATCCCGACACCCCCGTGGAAGAGACGCTGGCGGCCCTGGAGGCGGCCGAGCGCGCGGGCAAGGTCCGCTATGCGGGCACCGGCGATTTCGCCGCCTGGCAGTTCGCCACCTACGCCGCCTGGCAGCGGGCGGCCACCCGCCACGCCGCCGCCCCGATCGTGACGGCCGGCTGTGAATACTCCCTGCTCAACCGCGCGCCCGAGCGCGACCTGCTGCCGGCCCTCGGCGACCTCGGCGCCGGGCTGATCGCGTGGTCGCCGCTGGGCCGCGGTGTGCTCAGCGCCCAGTACCGCAGCGGCGTCCCCGGCGAATCGCGGGCCGCCCGCGCCCACATGGCCGCCTACGTCGAGCCCTACCTGGACGAGCGCAGCAGGCGCATCGTCGAGTCGGTCTGCACGGCCGCCGAGGGCCTGGGGGTCTCGCCGCTGGCCGTCGCGCTGAGCTGGGTCCGCGACCGCGCGGGCGTGGCCGCCGCGGTCGTGGGACCGCGGACGACGGCCCAACTGGAGGAGATCCTGGCGCTGGAGAGCGTCGAGCTGCCGCGCGAGATCCGCGACGCCCTGGACGACGCCTCCTCGGCCCCGGCTCCCTAG
- a CDS encoding phosphotransferase family protein — protein sequence MGETGVTNPPGLDLQRLGEYLEEQRPGMLAGPLSGEVIAGGRSNLTYTVTDGRGRWVVRRPPLGHVLPTAHDMGREHRVISALADTPVPVPYTVLLCEDTEVIGAPFYAMEHVEGVPYRSAEQLDALGAARTSGIAASMIDTLVDLHAVDPAAVGLADFGKPEGFLERQLRRWKKQLEASRSREIPGIDRLHERLSARIPASPAPAVIHGDYRLDNLLVSADDEITAVLDWEMSTLGDPLTDLALIITYSSAAMVGSSTVSNAHTAEGYPDADEIITRYARRSGRDVSALDWYVGLAFFKLAVILEGIHYRHAQGKTVGEDFEGIGAVVPGLVDGGLKYLDGA from the coding sequence ATGGGCGAGACGGGCGTGACGAATCCGCCGGGACTGGACCTGCAGCGGTTGGGCGAGTACCTGGAAGAGCAGCGCCCCGGCATGCTCGCCGGGCCGCTCTCCGGCGAGGTCATCGCCGGCGGGCGCTCCAACCTCACCTACACCGTCACCGACGGGCGCGGGCGCTGGGTCGTGCGCCGGCCCCCGCTGGGCCACGTGCTGCCCACCGCCCACGACATGGGCCGCGAGCACCGCGTGATCAGCGCGCTGGCCGACACCCCCGTCCCGGTGCCCTACACCGTGCTGCTGTGCGAGGACACCGAGGTCATCGGCGCCCCCTTCTACGCGATGGAGCACGTCGAGGGCGTGCCCTACCGCAGCGCCGAGCAGCTGGACGCGCTGGGCGCCGCCCGCACCAGCGGCATCGCCGCGTCGATGATCGACACCCTGGTGGATCTGCACGCGGTCGACCCTGCAGCCGTGGGGCTCGCCGACTTCGGCAAGCCCGAAGGATTCCTGGAGCGGCAGCTGCGCCGCTGGAAGAAGCAGCTGGAAGCCTCCCGCAGCCGCGAGATTCCGGGGATCGACCGGCTGCACGAGCGGCTCAGCGCCCGGATCCCGGCTTCGCCCGCGCCCGCCGTCATCCACGGCGACTACCGCTTGGACAACCTCCTCGTGAGTGCCGACGACGAGATCACGGCGGTGCTGGACTGGGAGATGTCCACGCTGGGCGACCCGCTGACCGACCTCGCGCTGATCATCACCTACAGCAGCGCCGCCATGGTCGGCAGCAGCACCGTCAGCAACGCCCACACCGCCGAGGGCTACCCCGACGCCGACGAGATCATCACCCGCTACGCCCGGCGGTCGGGGCGCGACGTCTCGGCCCTGGACTGGTATGTGGGCCTGGCGTTCTTCAAGCTCGCCGTCATCCTGGAAGGCATCCACTACCGCCACGCCCAGGGCAAGACGGTCGGCGAGGACTTCGAGGGGATCGGCGCCGTGGTGCCCGGACTGGTCGACGGCGGCCTCAAGTACCTCGACGGGGCCTGA
- a CDS encoding SDR family NAD(P)-dependent oxidoreductase: protein MDLGLHGARVVVTGASRGIGRAIAQTFAEEGAALAICARSAEPLERAARQLRAVAPTVVEQALDVSDTEALSGFLESSAERLGGIDVLVSNVSGGSAATADQWERGFATDVLPFVRMVEDACPYLEASERGGSVVLISSTSALHTTAPSGPKAYSAVKAALNQHAAALGRSLPARGIRVNTVSPGPIEFEGGGWARRRGSDPDFYAAVRDRIPVGRLGRPEEVARAVAFLAGPAASYVTGTNLVVDGGFVDRV, encoded by the coding sequence ATGGACCTGGGACTGCACGGCGCGCGCGTCGTCGTCACCGGCGCCAGCCGGGGGATCGGCCGGGCCATCGCCCAGACCTTCGCAGAAGAGGGCGCCGCGCTGGCGATCTGCGCGCGCTCGGCCGAACCGCTGGAGCGCGCCGCCCGGCAGCTGCGCGCGGTCGCCCCCACCGTGGTGGAGCAGGCGCTCGACGTCTCCGACACCGAGGCGCTGAGCGGCTTCCTGGAGTCCTCCGCCGAGCGGCTGGGCGGCATCGACGTCCTGGTCTCCAACGTCTCCGGCGGCAGCGCGGCCACCGCCGACCAGTGGGAGCGCGGCTTCGCCACCGACGTCCTGCCGTTCGTGCGCATGGTCGAAGACGCCTGCCCGTACCTGGAGGCGTCCGAACGCGGCGGATCCGTCGTGCTGATCTCCAGCACCTCGGCGCTGCACACCACCGCGCCCTCCGGCCCCAAGGCCTACAGCGCGGTCAAAGCCGCCCTCAACCAGCATGCCGCCGCGCTGGGCCGCTCCCTGCCGGCGCGGGGGATCCGGGTGAACACCGTCTCGCCCGGCCCCATCGAGTTCGAAGGCGGCGGTTGGGCGCGGCGCCGGGGATCCGACCCCGACTTCTACGCCGCCGTCCGCGACCGCATCCCCGTCGGCCGGCTCGGCCGCCCCGAGGAGGTCGCCCGCGCCGTCGCGTTCCTCGCCGGCCCCGCGGCCTCCTATGTCACCGGGACCAATCTGGTCGTCGACGGCGGATTCGTCGACCGGGTCTGA